The following proteins are co-located in the Halarcobacter sp. genome:
- the cysK gene encoding cysteine synthase A yields MKFAQNVTELIGNTPLVRLQNASDATETTILGKCEFMNPTHSVKDRIGTNMIKAALEKGLINENTTVIEPTSGNTGIALASVCAGLGIKLILTMPSSMSIERRKLLKALGAELVLTEPEKGMKGAIDKADELAKETPDSFIPQQFANEANPEIHRKTTAQEILKDTDGKVDIFVAAIGTGGSITGIGEILKEHNPDIQIIAVEPEASPVLSGGKPGPHRIQGIGAGFVPDVLNTDLFSEVVTVSNEDAIESSRNLAKNEGLLVGISAGANVFVAEKVAARAENKGKTIVTILCDTGERYLSSGLYDDE; encoded by the coding sequence ATGAAATTTGCACAAAATGTTACAGAATTAATTGGAAATACACCACTTGTTAGATTACAAAATGCAAGTGATGCAACAGAGACTACAATTCTTGGAAAATGTGAGTTTATGAACCCTACTCATTCAGTAAAAGATAGAATTGGAACAAACATGATTAAAGCTGCTTTAGAAAAAGGTTTAATCAACGAAAACACAACAGTAATTGAACCAACAAGTGGAAACACTGGTATTGCCTTAGCTTCTGTTTGTGCAGGATTAGGGATCAAACTTATTCTTACAATGCCTTCTTCAATGAGTATTGAAAGAAGAAAACTTTTAAAAGCTTTAGGAGCAGAACTAGTTTTAACTGAGCCAGAAAAAGGGATGAAGGGTGCTATTGACAAAGCTGATGAATTAGCAAAAGAAACTCCTGATTCTTTTATTCCTCAACAATTTGCAAATGAAGCAAATCCTGAGATTCACAGAAAAACAACTGCTCAAGAGATATTAAAAGATACTGATGGAAAAGTTGATATCTTTGTTGCTGCGATTGGTACAGGTGGTTCTATTACTGGTATTGGTGAAATTTTAAAAGAGCATAACCCAGATATTCAAATCATTGCAGTTGAGCCAGAAGCTTCTCCTGTATTAAGTGGTGGAAAACCAGGTCCACATAGAATTCAAGGGATTGGGGCAGGATTTGTTCCAGATGTATTAAATACTGATTTATTTAGTGAAGTTGTTACAGTTAGTAATGAAGATGCAATTGAATCTTCTAGAAATCTAGCTAAAAATGAAGGTTTATTAGTTGGAATTAGTGCTGGGGCAAATGTATTTGTTGCAGAAAAAGTAGCAGCAAGAGCAGAAAACAAAGGTAAAACAATTGTTACAATTCTTTGTGACACAGGTGAGAGATATTTAAGTTCAGGATTATATGACGATGAGTAA
- a CDS encoding phosphoadenylyl-sulfate reductase, protein MEINELNEKFAKAEATQVIEYFIKEYGRDAALSSSLGAEDQVLTDMILKTDKEANIFTLDTGRLHPETYDVMDATNLKYGVKLNVFFPEVVQVEELYQIQGVNGHFENIENRKRCCNIRKIEPLKRALKPLKVWITGLRASQSVTRTDTPIVEWDENFKVIKVNPLINWREEEVWNYIKANNVPYNKLHDQGYPSIGCAPCTRAIKDDEDVRAGRWWWENPEHKECGLHVK, encoded by the coding sequence ATGGAAATTAATGAATTAAACGAGAAGTTTGCTAAAGCAGAGGCAACACAGGTTATAGAATATTTTATAAAAGAGTATGGAAGAGATGCTGCTTTATCAAGTAGTTTAGGTGCAGAAGATCAAGTTTTAACCGACATGATTTTAAAAACAGATAAAGAAGCAAATATATTTACACTAGATACAGGAAGACTACATCCAGAAACTTACGATGTAATGGATGCAACAAATTTGAAATATGGTGTAAAACTAAATGTTTTTTTCCCTGAAGTTGTTCAAGTTGAAGAACTTTATCAAATTCAAGGTGTAAATGGGCACTTTGAAAATATAGAAAATAGAAAAAGATGCTGTAATATTAGAAAAATAGAGCCTTTAAAAAGAGCCTTAAAACCTCTAAAAGTTTGGATTACAGGATTAAGAGCCAGTCAAAGTGTAACTAGAACAGATACACCTATTGTTGAGTGGGATGAAAACTTTAAAGTTATAAAAGTAAATCCACTTATAAATTGGAGAGAAGAAGAGGTTTGGAACTATATAAAAGCAAATAATGTTCCTTATAACAAACTTCATGACCAAGGTTATCCAAGTATTGGATGTGCACCCTGTACCAGAGCCATTAAGGATGATGAGGATGTAAGAGCTGGAAGATGGTGGTGGGAAAATCCTGAACACAAAGAGTGTGGATTGCACGTTAAATAA
- a CDS encoding Rrf2 family transcriptional regulator, with the protein MPLISTKGVYGLTAMYELSKHEDDTPLQIKEISSNAKIPQNYLEQLLSKLRHAGLVKSIRGAKGGYILADKPENIIVKDILIALEGDLKVIDNKTENPILNMFFSEAKDNTKKIFELSLTQLDAYQDKYNEVLHYSI; encoded by the coding sequence ATGCCACTGATTTCAACAAAAGGTGTATATGGTCTAACAGCTATGTACGAACTAAGTAAGCATGAGGATGATACTCCCTTACAGATAAAGGAGATATCTTCAAATGCTAAGATTCCTCAAAATTATCTGGAACAGCTTTTAAGCAAATTAAGACATGCTGGCTTAGTAAAGAGTATCAGAGGAGCAAAAGGTGGGTATATCTTAGCTGATAAACCAGAAAACATCATAGTAAAAGATATTCTAATTGCACTAGAAGGTGACCTAAAAGTTATCGATAATAAAACAGAAAATCCGATACTAAATATGTTTTTTTCTGAAGCTAAGGATAATACAAAAAAAATATTTGAATTAAGTCTTACTCAGTTAGATGCGTATCAAGATAAATATAACGAAGTTCTACATTACAGTATATAA
- a CDS encoding DUF2061 domain-containing protein, with amino-acid sequence MAEKAYRSVAKSVSWRTVGTLDTVIISYFITGNLTMAASIGSIEVFTKMALYYFHERAWNKITFGKVKEPDYQI; translated from the coding sequence ATGGCAGAAAAAGCTTACAGATCTGTAGCTAAGTCTGTCTCTTGGCGAACTGTCGGAACTCTTGACACTGTAATTATCTCATATTTTATAACTGGTAACTTAACAATGGCGGCCTCTATAGGTTCAATAGAAGTTTTTACAAAAATGGCACTTTATTACTTTCACGAAAGAGCTTGGAACAAGATTACTTTTGGAAAAGTAAAAGAACCAGATTACCAAATTTAA